The Ziziphus jujuba cultivar Dongzao chromosome 1, ASM3175591v1 genome segment CTTGCCTTTCAATTCCCCCCTAATCCAATCCCTCACCTCCTCGTTCATCCGCTCCAATCCAATGGACACGTGCTCCGGCAGAAGCCCCCCGTGAACGAATACCGACtcccccaccaccaccactgtCACATTCTCCGACAAGAACCGGACCGACAAGGGACCTCGCGGTCTCAAGGCGGCGATTCTGGCTCTGACACCCTCCACGATGTCTTCCTTGATACCCCTGAAGACGAAGGGTATTCCATGAAATGGGTCACAGGGCTTGTCTAAACCCTGGCTGAGAGCTTTCATTTGGTTGCCGATGGAGTACCAATGCGCCCAAGCCCTAAACTCCTCCAGGCCCTCCTTGGTGGCAAAGCGAAAATCGCCTTCGATGTTCATAATCTCGTGGTTGCCGTTCATGCAGATGACGTTTCCCCCATATTTGGCGGCTTCCCGTTTCAATTTCTCGAGGAAGTAGAGAATTTTAATCTCGTCGCCACCGCGGTCGAGGACGTCGCCGATCTGGACCAAGGTGGTGGGACCTCCGACCCATCTATCGGAGGCGTCGATGAGGCCGGAGAGCCTGAGAGATTGCTTGGTCTTGTCGAGGTCACCGTGGAGATCGCCAAGGGCAATGAGACGGTCGACGGGAGGGTAGCGGGTGCGCAGGGGTGGTAAGGAGGAgggggaggaggaggaggaggaggaggaggaggagagagGATTAGGGGGGTGTTTGGGTAAGAGAAAGAGGCCACTCACTGAGAAGTCGACGAATGTTTCCACGAATGAGGAGAGGAGGTTTGGGATGTCTTTGCAGAGTGAGTGGCCGTCTGACTCTGACTCTGACTCtcttgctgttgttgttgttgttggctctttcattgtttgttttgttttttattcagcctgtgtgtgtgtgtggttttTCCTGCAATCCAAAGACGTAAAGCAAGAGGTCTAGCTCTCCCCTCCGCCTCCTTGGCCTTGCGTTTCTCGTTCTGAGACTCGCTTGTATTCCGCCCACCCCTCACCTCTCACCTCTCACCTCTCCGGCAGTACTGTGTGCTTAACTTTAACGAATTTAAAAGAAGTCATAGATTATAAAAGATTTGTTGGACTGCAGTAGAATTGtataatttaatgaattttttgaattaaaattaaattttatattgataattttttttataattttattattaaaatatttataaatttattaaaatttattattttttaaaaataataattttttgaatattattatattttaaaagaattttataaaattttaattaaatatatttaaattttaataaaattttataaaatttattaaaatttaaattgattattattggatttgtatagattttttttaaaatttaaattgaatatttttaaattttttaacattttaaaaatttttcaacCCTTTACTGTTTTTtagattctaaaattttaaatatacttgtaattaataaaattgattatgaAATTATAATTTCACCAATCAATATCAAAATGTCCAACTCATTTTAATCTTTATATCCGCGTGTtcaaaaattgtggtttgtagGAGCAGTTTTGAAATTTTGGGGGTTTAGACCAATTTTATAATTTCCTTTTTCCGATGTTCACATATCTACTCTTTTgtaaacattataaaattaataaaaaaatcaatacaagTTCAAATATTAAATCATTGATTAGATACAACCTGATTAATTTTGTAGACCTATCTGatcaaatagataaatattattaattcattaaaataattgcttttaataaaaatatcaccaaaaaaaaaaaaaagaaggtgatTTATTGATATAGACTATATCTAAATGGAGATATTAGTATCcatcaaaaaaattatgattgaaAGAGCAAAGTTGGATTCTAATGGAAATACATGAAAGATGGttaaaaagatttaaataataaaaaattagaatagTGAAAGTCTAAAAGTTTGTTTTTGAATGCTcatgaataaattttatttattatttttttttttttggggaaaaattacAATAGCATTTAAAAATACTAATTTCCATTTAATAGAAAgacctaaaataataaaaagtgcccatcttatttttatctttatttttacgagtcattttgttttcaattttttagaattattttaaatatttaaaaaaaaattttaaaaaatcaatttcactGAGAAGTCGACGAATGTTTCCACGAATGTGGAGAGGAGGTCTGGGACGTCTTTGCAGAGTAAGTGGCCGTCTGACTCTGACTCTTGACtctcttgttgttgttgttgttgttggtggtgTTGGCTCTTTCATTGTTTGTGTAATGCTTTTTCCTGCAATCCAAAGAGGTGTGGCTGGTCACGACTCATTAGTCAAGCAAAGAGGTGTACATCTCCCCGCTGCCTCCTTGGCCTTGCTTTTCTCGTTTTGAGACGAGACTCCAGGTTTTACTTTTACCCACCTCTCACCTCTCAATACTTCCTGTTTTCTAGATTCCgaaatattaaatatacttgtaattaataataataataatattgatatgaAATTATAACTTCAcgaatcaatttcaaaaaaaatgtcCAACTCATTTAATCAATTTCGAAAGATGGTTAAAAAGATTTAAATGATAAGAAATTTGAATAGCTGAGAGTCTAACAGTTTTTTTAGATACTTAAAGAATAATTTATGCAAGAGATAAACattctaataaaatataattatggttgtaattattattattattttttgaaaattacactagtatttgaaaatattaatttccgTTTAATGAAAaacctaaaataattaaaagtggccatcttatttttaattattatttttacgagtcattttatttaaataatttttttaaaaaaacatttaaaaaaaaaaaatctcaccaAAGGGGGACATTTACCCCAAACCCATAATGTGGTGGTTTAAGCACTGCGCATGGCAGTAGGTACTCCCATGAAATGCCTATAATACCAAGTGGCGGATATCTTTTTTCTTCaggaagaaataaaataaaatggaataagAGAATTGCACAGTTTCATTTTCTTTACGCGAGCTGAGTTACACTTACACCGCGTGTCTTCCTTCGAAtgaattttaacatttaaaggAGGgacaatttataattttgtaattatttgtaaattaattttaaaaaggtaaattTAATAGGAGTTCTAATTGTAGGATGATGATTCATGAAGGTTGGTTGCCCAAGCAAAGCAACGACATATATAGTAGGCGTATAAAATTTGGGCTTTGGTTAGTGGGTTGGAATGGTATATGGATCTGGAGCTTGCGTTGCGTGGGGTCCAATCAATAACTCACGGAACAGACTTTGGATTGGATCTACTCATAAACCCTAAACCCTGAAAACCCCAATTTGTtggagaaggagagagaaacgGCAAGAGAAACAGGCGAAAGATGAATCACTTAGCAGCGGCGGAGGAGCAAATAGTTTCAGAGAGGATTAAACGGAAGCTAAACGAAGTTAATTTGGCTGCTCAACAACATCTCTCTCCCATTCAGGATCATGTCAATTTCACCCTTCAGGTATCTCTGATTCTTTCTTGTGGTTTTTCTTCTGCAATTTCGTTTGCTAAAGGATCAAGGAATGTTGTATAACAATTTCGAGCCATAGGTTACTTGTTGTTCACTGTAGGAAAGGAactcttaaaataaattttattaaagttgtaatttttttcttttacctttcTATCTGAAGGCGTCAAAGAATATCTCTTTATATGTGTGCCTGTCATTCAATAcctttaattaataattctaCGAAAGAAAGATGCTTAATTGATGGTGTGCTGTTTCTATGGTATCAGAGTATTTGACTTGAGAATGTGATTTAAACttataaccatatatatacatacatacatacataggACTAATATATTGGGTGGTTATATTTTCCCAGCAAGCATACTTCAAATGTGCATATGAGTGCTTTGATAGGAGAAGAACGCAAGAAGAGATAAGCAATTGCGTCGAACGTTGCAGTGTTCCTGTTGTTAATGCTCAACACACAGTTGAGAATGAGATGGCCAAGTTTCAAGTACCACATTACCTTTTCTCACTTTCATCtgaaaatttttcttatttttgctaCTTGGAAATTATTGGGACTTGTTCTGCACTACATATTCGTACAAGCAAAACTGCGTATATTAGTGGCGGCCTGTGTTTGTGGActgtaaaattttctctttttatttttccttccatCATACGCCATCCGTTGCCACCCTGGTAACACCGTGGAACAGTTAATGGGCCGGAGAAGTTTCTTCAATCAATTTACATCTAAACCTCATTAGGGAATGAGATCAAATGAGAGAAAAGGAATGTTACAAGAGATGGTTACTTGCCACTACCTTTAGCATTGcagatacatatatttttatgtaactGGCAGTTGTTTACGCTTGATTTTGGTGTTGAGCATTTAAGTGTTTGCTGTTCCATGAGAATGGCTTTTGAACCTATAAGAACGAACAATAAGCATCTGGTT includes the following:
- the LOC132799218 gene encoding shewanella-like protein phosphatase 2, which codes for MKEPTTTTTARESESESDGHSLCKDIPNLLSSFVETFVDFSVSGLFLLPKHPPNPLSSSSSSSSSSPSSLPPLRTRYPPVDRLIALGDLHGDLDKTKQSLRLSGLIDASDRWVGGPTTLVQIGDVLDRGGDEIKILYFLEKLKREAAKYGGNVICMNGNHEIMNIEGDFRFATKEGLEEFRAWAHWYSIGNQMKALSQGLDKPCDPFHGIPFVFRGIKEDIVEGVRARIAALRPRGPLSVRFLSENVTVVVVGESVFVHGGLLPEHVSIGLERMNEEVRDWIRGELKGKLTRAPRYCRGRDAVVWLRNFSHESASKCDCSALEHVLSTIPGAKRMIMGHTIQQLGINSVCDDRAIRIDVGMSRGCINGLPEVLEIRGNSQPRILTSNPLYQNKYKSTSSDNPLVLLPEHGHAGPKPVQVKA
- the LOC107407395 gene encoding uncharacterized protein LOC107407395; translated protein: MNHLAAAEEQIVSERIKRKLNEVNLAAQQHLSPIQDHVNFTLQQAYFKCAYECFDRRRTQEEISNCVERCSVPVVNAQHTVENEMAKFQEKLNRALMVCQDKYESAKLQNAKATLNDLESCVEQTTQDSIKTLPHLAQKLNASLSRGKEL